The following are from one region of the Aspergillus luchuensis IFO 4308 DNA, chromosome 4, nearly complete sequence genome:
- a CDS encoding SAC3/GANP domain protein (BUSCO:EOG092625AX;~COG:K;~EggNog:ENOG410PG7F;~InterPro:IPR005062;~PFAM:PF03399): MSSGIPPWRVAASATATTSIHSGHVAPAYIPVQARRSIAPTKATNPVPSTTPPTTPADAATRKKVEFPEAVRKYVQRSFAPENRLPTVDRSEMEAKLKSVITEAAEGNMLDKIDWETLPLPQVMVQNDRNMVLASPGVSTWATFGTHSPKKSSTPLVDLSKKRKSVEYHGDASSCPPWRQTNNQNAFEDRVTYPSTDKRQKMDSKNPSKSKANLEMRRKRFEDAQGRHGSSPSSRGASPTPNANQGPVVGRCQELEKNYFRLTSAPNPDTVRPLPVLMKTLDLLKKKWKKDNNYGYICDQFKSLRQDLTVQHIRNEFTVSVYEIHARIALEKGDLGEYNQCQTQLRALYAQQLGGHPTEFKAYRILYFIHTRNWTAMNDALADLTAADKRDLAVKHALDVRSALALGNYHRFFQLYLDTPNMGAYLMDMFVDRERLSALAAICKAYKPDVNIRFITEELGFESDEQSARFILDHTSEDLLQEKDGVVRLLTGGRAGQLFEGAKAEAHRIVDIKGQI, translated from the exons ATGAGCTCCGGCATCCCACCATGGCGTGTTGCGGCTTCAGCCACCGCTACCACCTCAATTCACTCTGGTCATG TGGCCCCAGCTTATATCCCAGTGCAAGCACGCCGTAGTATCGCGCCCACCAAAGCCACCAACCCTGTTCCTTCTACTACACCCCCGACGACGCCTGCCGATGCCGCCACCCGCAAAAAAGTAGAATTTCCAGAAGCCGTCCGCAAATATGTGCAACGCAGCTTTGCGCCTGAAAACCGCCTTCCCACGGTCGACCGGAGTGAGATGGAGGCGAAACTCAAGTCGGTCATCACGGAGGCAGCAGAGGGTAATATGCTCGATAAGATCGACTGGGAAACCCTGCCTCTGCCGCAGGTCATGGTTCAAAACGACCGCAACATGGTGCTCGCCAGCCCAGGTGTCTCGACTTGGGCCACATTTGGGACACATTCGCCGAAGAAGTCCAGCACTCCATTGGTTGACCtatcgaagaagaggaaatcgGTGGAGTACCACGGAGACGCGAGCAGCTGTCCACCATGGAGACAAACTAACAACCAGAATGCCTTTGAAGACCGAGTCACTTATCCTTCCACAGACAAGCGGCAGAAGATGGACAGTAAGAACCCAAGTAAGTCAAAAGCTAATCTGGAGATGCGGAGGAAACGTTTCGAGGACGCACAAGGACGACATGGATCTTCGCCCTCATCCCGCGGTGCATCACCGACCCCCAATGCAAACCAAGGCCCTGTTGTCGGAAGGTGCCAGGAGCTCGAGAAGAACTACTTCCGCCTGACTTCTGCACCGAATCCGGATACCGTCCGTCCCTTGCCGGTCTTGATGAAAACATTAGACCtactgaagaagaaatggaaaaaggACAACAACTATGGCTATATCTGTGATCAGTTCAAATCCCTGCGTCAAGATTTGACTGTACAGCATATCAGGAACGAATTCACTGTCAGCGTCTATGAAATCCATGCCCGAATTGCCCTAGAGAAAGGTGACCTTGGTGAGTATAATCAGTGCCAGACTCAACTACGAGCGTTGTATGCACAGCAGCTTGGCGGTCATCCTACGGAGTTCAAGGCCTATCGTATCCTCTATTTCATCCATACCCGCAACTGGACGGCCATGAACGATGCTTTGGCCGATCTAACTGCAGCAGACAAACGGGATCTTGCTGTGAAACATGCGTTGGATGTCCGTTCCGCTCTTGCTCTTGGGAACTATCATCGTTTCTTTCAGCTTTATCTCGACACCCCGAATATGGGGGCTTATCTAATGGATATGTTTGTGGATCGTGAGCGACTTTCTGCACTTGCAGCAATTTGTAAAGC GTACAAACCTGACGTAAACATCCGTTTCATTACTGAAGAACTTGGTTTCGAGTCCGACGAGCAGAGCGCCCGCTTCATTTTGGACCATACTTCGGAGGACCTCCTCCAAGAGAAAGATGGCGTGGTGAGACTGCTTACGGGTGGCAGGGCCGGCCAACTGTTCGAAGGAGCCAAGGCCGAGGCCCACCGAATTGTCGATATCAAGGGACAGATCTAA